In Funiculus sociatus GB2-C1, one DNA window encodes the following:
- a CDS encoding DUF4419 domain-containing protein gives MYGGEVITGWLADLFPYVNHSVTHAPTQKNPILDIPRAELTVEDGISPTVLPTGLSQAPIALVTPKGKADLEVVAGFIGVRQQDGYLQPEIGWAVREQDRFLKMLTILEQKPSMRSPIDWSETQRQLEMPKELIQLHSHFDGGTIFAQSEYPWHIRALQDYTNHELKGTDKPFTGFIDIQGDRFTRFMDIEGDRCIAYGYVRRLNSRNRLWEWWVIVGKPVWEETDPIFGQEVWTFTTEDVKVIAKGIPQLFERIAKAKGKYYFDDPDFQPDDSLSASR, from the coding sequence ATATACGGTGGAGAGGTAATTACAGGATGGTTAGCCGATCTATTTCCCTACGTTAATCACTCCGTCACCCATGCGCCTACACAAAAGAATCCGATTCTAGATATCCCTCGTGCAGAACTTACAGTCGAGGACGGAATCTCACCAACAGTATTACCCACTGGACTCTCCCAAGCACCAATAGCACTCGTTACCCCTAAAGGAAAAGCTGATTTAGAAGTGGTTGCAGGCTTTATTGGAGTTCGGCAACAAGATGGCTATCTCCAACCAGAAATCGGCTGGGCAGTACGCGAGCAAGATCGATTTCTCAAGATGCTAACCATCCTAGAGCAAAAACCTAGTATGCGATCGCCAATTGATTGGTCAGAGACTCAAAGGCAACTGGAAATGCCAAAGGAACTGATTCAACTCCACAGCCATTTCGACGGTGGCACAATTTTTGCTCAAAGTGAATATCCTTGGCACATTCGGGCATTACAGGACTATACTAATCACGAGTTGAAAGGTACTGACAAACCGTTCACTGGTTTCATCGATATTCAGGGCGATCGGTTCACTCGTTTCATGGATATTGAGGGCGATCGCTGCATTGCCTACGGTTATGTACGCCGCCTCAACAGTAGAAATCGCCTTTGGGAATGGTGGGTGATTGTAGGCAAACCCGTTTGGGAAGAAACCGATCCAATTTTTGGGCAAGAAGTTTGGACATTTACAACGGAAGACGTAAAGGTGATTGCTAAAGGAATTCCGCAACTGTTTGAACGTATCGCGAAAGCTAAGGGAAAATACTACTTTGACGATCCTGACTTCCAACCAGATGATTCATTGTCGGCATCCAGATAG